From the Platichthys flesus chromosome 6, fPlaFle2.1, whole genome shotgun sequence genome, one window contains:
- the selenoo1 gene encoding selenoprotein O1 — MAYLGPRLRPLRIVVPGVSVFRRLGSGGMENMGLTVSRSPLERLDFDNAALRKLPVDPSEDTGVRQVKGACFARVKPTPLTRPRFAALSQDALALLGLSVEEVTDDPLGAEYLSGSKVMPGSEPVAHCYCGHQFGQFAGQLGDGAACYLGEVKVPPGQDPELLRENPSGRWEIQVKGAGLTPFSRQADGRKVLRSSIREFLCSEAMFFLGVPTTRAGSVVTSDSKVVRDVYYSGNPRQERCSVVLRIAPTFLRFGSFEIFKRADESTGRQGPSYGRDELRGQMLDYVIEMFYPEIQQNNPDRVERNVAFFREVMLRTARLVAQWQCVGFCHGVLNTDNMSILGVTLDYGPYGFMDRFDPDFICNASDNSGRYSYQAQPAICRWNLVKLAEALAPELPPDRAEAVMDEYLDLYNGFYLENMRKKLGFLKKEEPEDELLITELLQTMHNTGADFTNAFRSLSQISCPTEGEAEGEEELVKKAAELLLEQCASLEELKAANKPTMDTRELAMLLSMAQSNPALFQMISDTTTLARQLEKLSRLKDLMETSREELRVKQAEDWTRWIAGYRKRLARELEGQSDVRAAQEERGRVMDGANPRVVLRNYIAQNAIEAAESGDFSEVQRVLKVLEKPFSSQPGLELPAWAGGGGGAAERAESDEEEEHRQEAPSSSLARDPVPYDSKPPTWANELCVTUSS, encoded by the exons ATGGCTTATTTAGGACCTCGGCTGCGACCGTTACGCATCGTGGTGCCTGGTGTGTCCGTGTTCAGACGCCTCGGCTCGGGCGGGATGGAGAACATGGGTCTGACGGTGAGTCGCTCCCCGCTGGAGCGTCTGGACTTTGACAACGCCGCCCTGAGGAAACTTCCCGTGGACCCGTCGGAGGACACCGGCGTGCGGCAGGTGAAGGGAGCATGTTTCGCGCGGGTGAAGCCGACGCCGCTGACCCGGCCTCGCTTCGCCGCCTTGTCGCAGGACGCCCTGGCGCTGCTGGGGCTCAGCGTGGAGGAGGTCACCGACGACCCTCTCGGAGCGGAGTATCTGAGCGGCTCTAAGGTGATGCCCGGCTCCGAGCCCGTCGCCCACTGCTACTGCGGTCACCAGTTCGGACAGTTCGCCGGGCAGCTGGGCGACGGGGCGGCCTGTTACCTGGGGGAGGTGAAGGTGCCTCCCGGCCAGGACCCGGAGCTGCTGCGGGAAAACCCAAGCGGCCGGTGGGAGATTCAGGTGAAGGGAGCAGGGCTGACTCCTTTCTCCAG ACAGGCTGATGGCCGTAAGGTTCTGCGCTCCAGTATCAGAGAGTTCCTCTGCAGTGAGGCCATGTTCTTCCTGGGTGTGCCCACCACCAGAGCTGGCTCCGTGGTGACCTCTGACAGCAAGGTGGTACGGGACGTGTACTACAGCGGCAACCCGCGCCAGGAGAGATGCTCGGTGGTTCTCCGCATCGCACCCACCTTCCTCAG GTTTGGATCCTTTGAGATCTTCAAGCGGGCCGACGAGTCCACGGGGCGTCAGGGTCCCAGCTATGGACGCGATGAGCTCCGAGGTCAGATGTTGGATTACGTCATTGAGATGTTTTACCCTGAGATCCAGCAGAATAACCCCGACCGAGTGGAGAGGAACGTGGCTTTCTTCAGAGAG gtgaTGCTTCGTACAGCTCGACTCGTGGCTCAGTGGCAGTGTGTAGGTTTCTGTCATGGAGTCCTGAACACCGACAACATGAGTATCCTGGGAGTCACCCTTGACTATGGTCCTTATGGCTTTATGGACAG GTTTGATCCAGATTTCATTTGCAACGCCTCCGACAACTCGGGCCGTTACTCGTACCAGGCCCAGCCGGCGATCTGCAGGTGGAACCTGGTGAAGCTAGCAGAGGCTCTGGCCCCAGAGCTGCCACCGGACCGGGCCGAGGCTGTCATGGACGAGTACCTGGATCTGTACAACGGCTTCTACCTGGAGAACATGAGGAAGAAACTGGGCTTTTTGAAGAAGGAGGAGCCGGAGGATGAACTTCTGATCACCGAGTTGCTGCAGACTATGCACAATACAG GCGCCGACTTCACGAATGCGTTCCGCAGCTTGAGTCAGATTTCCTGTCCCACTGAGGGTgaagcagaaggagaagaggagctggtGAAGAAGGCAGCAGAACTCCTGCTGGAGCAGTGCGCCTCCTTAGAGGAGCTCAAGGCCGCAAACAAACCGACGATGGATACACG GGAGCTGGCGATGCTGCTCTCCATGGCTCAGAGCAACCCAGCGCTGTTCCAGATGATCTCAGACACGACGACATTAGCGCGGCAGTTGGAGAAACTCAGCCGACTGAAAGACCTGATGGAGACGAGCCGGGAGGAGCTGAGGGTCAAACAGGCCGAGGACTGGACTCGCTGGATCGCAGGCTACAg GAAGCGTCTGGCTCGCGAGCTGGAGGGGCAGAGCGACGTGCGGGCCGcccaggaggagagggggagagtgaTGGACGGGGCCAACCCCCGAGTGGTTCTCAGGAACTACATCGCCCAGAATGCAATCGAGGCTGCAGAGAGCGGGGACTTTTCTGAG GTCCAGCGGGTCCTCAAGGTTCTCGAGAAGCCTTTCTCTTCACAGCCAGGTCTGGAGCTTCCTGCGTGGGCGGGCGGAGGCGGCGGCGCTGCCGAGCGAGCGGAGAgcgacgaggaagaggagcatcGGCAAGAAGCTCCATCTTCATCCTTAGCCAGAGATCCTGTTCCCTACGACAGCAAACCTCCCACTTGGGCTAATGAACTCTGCGTCACATGATCTTCGTAG
- the panx2 gene encoding pannexin-2, producing MQNLLDQNLDMATALLAGEKLKELILPGSCQDDKAGALACLMVQLKLELPFDRVVTIGTVIIPILLVTLVFTRNFAEESIYCYTPHNFTRDQALYARGYCWTELSDALPGVEHHLWPSLFEHKFLPYALLAFAGIMYIPALGWEFMASTRLTSELNFLLQEIDNCYHRAAEGRAPKIEKQIQSKGPGITERERREIIENAEKEKSPEQNLFEKYLERRGQSNFLAKLYLGRHLAIICLSSIPISYLSAYYARQRQNEFTCALGEPPDISSYLELRLRVNCKLPAVQLQRIMAIVDISLLCTMNLIILINLLHLFVVRKSNFVFDKLHKVGIKTRRRWQKSQFCDINILAMFCNENRDHIKSLNRLDFITNESDLMYDNVVRQLLAALAQSNHDATPTVRDCGIQTIDPNMDPSDLGVGEMAWEPLINKRTRKKIKWIPSSNPLPQPFKEPVTLTRLENHGKPEKPKTLRRKTVADHFIAPLLDSKGTQHPATKDLSAMEKKLSRNFSLDVHPYMLTIRKPKVEATIAEPLPSEHNLDTVYLEGTHTLVHVSGAITETKVCSPEFTNPSFSTMTLPTTAYVNGVSPNPPSSEDALSPKSSPAQMEPLTQAVNPEPPTPPLARAPTHQLLSIHHTLFEEDEDEEHRRDRLAGRPGELIAAGEC from the exons ATGCAGAACCTCCTCGATCAGAACTTAGACATGGCCACAGCTCTGCTTGCCGGCgagaagctgaaggagctgatccTGCCGGGCTCCTGTCAGGATGATAAGGCCGGGGCCCTGGCATGCCTCATGGTGCAGCTCAAGCTGGAGCTGCCCTTTGATCGTGTTGTTACTATAGGGACGGTCATCATCCCCATCCTGCTTGTCACCCTCGTCTTCACCAGGAACTTTGCAG AGGAGTCCATATACTGTTACACACCGCACAACTTCACCAGGGACCAGGCACTTTATGCAAGAGGCTACTGCTGGACAGAGCTGAGTGATGCTTTACCTGGTGTGGAGCATCACCTCTGGCCCTCACtctttgagcacaagttcctgCCCTACGCCCTGCTGGCCTTTGCTGGAATCATGTACATCCCTGCTCTGGGCTGGGAGTTCATGGCCTCCACGCGACTCACCTCGGAGCTCAACTTCCTGCTCCAAGAGATCGACAACTGCTACCATCGAGCTGCTGAGGGCCGAGCTCCAAAGATCGAGAAGCAGATCCAGTCCAAGGGACCTGGCATAAcggagcgagagaggagggagatcaTAGAGAAcgcagagaaggagaagagccCGGAGCAGAACCTGTTTGAGAAATACTTAGAGAGACGAGGCCAAAGTAACTTTCTGGCTAAGCTTTACCTGGGTCGCCACCTGGCTATTATCTGCCTCAGTTCTATCCCCATTTCCTACCTGAGCGCCTACTACGCCCGCCAAAGACAGAACGAGTTCACCTGTGCGCTGGGTGAGCCCCCAGACATCAGCAGCTATTTAGAGTTGAGGCTCAGGGTGAACTGTAAGCTTCCTGCTGTTCAGCTGCAGCGCATCATGGCCATTGTGGACATATCTCTGCTCTGCACCATGAACCTCATCATCCTGATCAATTTGCTGCACTTGTTTGTCGTGCGCAAGTCCAACTTTGTGTTTGACAAACTGCATAAAGTTGGGATTAAAACACGGCGACGCTGGCAGAAGTCTCAGTTCTGCGACATCAACATCCTGGCCATGTTTTGCAACGAGAACAGGGACCACATCAAGTCCCTCAACAGGCTGGACTTCATCACCAACGAGAGTGACCTCATGTATGACAACGTGGTCCGGCAGCTCCTGGCTGCGCTTGCACAGTCCAACCACGACGCTACGCCCACAGTGAGGGACTGTGGGATACAAACGATCGATCCCAACATGGATCCCTCCGATCTGGGAGTGGGGGAGATGGCCTGGGAGCCGCTGATCAACAAACGGactcgcaagaagatcaaatgGATCCCATCCTCGAATCCTCTCCCTCAGCCATTCAAG GAACCTGTTACCCTCACACGCTTGGAAAATCACGGCAAGCCTGAAAAACCTAAAACGCTCAGACGAAAGACGGTGGCCGACCACTTCATCGCACCACTTCTGGACAGCAAAGGCACACAGCACCCAGCAACAAAAG ATTTAAGCGCGATGGAGAAAAAGCTGAGTCGCAACTTCTCACTGGACGTCCACCCGTATATGCTGACCATTCGTAAGCCCAAGGTGGAGGCCACAATAGCGGAACCACTTCCCTCAGAGCACAACCTAGACACAGTGTACCTTGAAGGCACACATACCCTTGTTCATGTGTCTGGCGCGATTACAG AAACTAAGGTGTGCTCTCCGGAATTTACCAACCCTTCCTTTTCTACCATGACCCTGCCCACCACTGCATATGTAAATGGCGTGAGCCCCAACCCGCCGTCCAGTGAGGATGCGCTCAGTCCCAAGTCCTCCCCGGCACAAATGGAGCCCCTCACTCAGGCAGTAAACCCAGAGCCTCCGACACCACCCCTGGCCAGAGCGCCCACACACCAGCTGCTCAGCATACACCACACTCTCTTcgaggaagacgaggacgaAGAACACCGTAGAGACAGACTGGCAGGGAGACCGGGGGAGCTAATCGCCGCCGGGGAATGTTAA
- the trabd gene encoding traB domain-containing protein — translation MDQDNNSEDELICPSEDELPCVPPDLSDGEAVELLWQMRAQRRQSSPELPETVTRLTAPDGSLLYLVGTAHFSDSSKKDVAMMIRAVQPDVVVVELCQYRVSMLKMDESTLLKEAKDINMEKVQQAIKQNGLMSGLMQILLLKVSAHITQQLGMAPGGEFREAFKEAGQVPFCKFHLGDRPIPVTFKRAIAALSLWQKARLAWGLCFLSDPISKEDVEKCKQKDLLEQTMSEMIGEFPALHQTIVAERDIYLTHTLRQATRCVEAPSNAQKVPAVVVGVVGMGHVPGIERNWEKQLNISEIMSVAPPSRFGWVLRTVMKGVMMGMLGYACYRAGGGLGRALLSLPPVQSVLEILQPPPA, via the exons ATGGACCAAGACAACAACTCAGAG GATGAGTTAATCTGCCCATCAGAAGACGAACTGCCGTGTGTACCTCCAGATCTCT CTGATGGTGAGGCAGTGGAGCTGCTTTGGCAGATGCGAGCTCAGCGTCGCCAGTCGTCTCCTGAGCTCCCAGAGACTGTGACACGTCTCACTGCCCCCGACGGCAGCCTCCTGTACCTGGTGGGCACGGCACACTTCAGTGACAGCAGCAAAAAGGACGTGGCAATG ATGATTCGCGCCGTGCAGCCGGACGTGGTTGTGGTGGAGCTGTGTCAGTACAGAGTGTCGATGTTGAAGATGGACGAGAGTACACTGCTAAAGGAAGCCAAAGACATCAACATGGAAAAGGTTCAGCAGGCCATCAAACAG aatGGGCTGATGTCTGGCCTGATGCAGATTCTCCTGCTCAAAGTTTCCGCTCacatcacacagcagctgggCATGGCTCCTGGAGGAGAGTTCAGAGAGGCCTTCAAGGAG GCTGGACAGGTGCCCTTCTGTAAATTTCACCTGGGGGACAGGCCGATCCCTGTGACCTTCAAAAGGGCTATTGCTGCCCTCAGTCTGTGGCAGAAGGCTCGTCTGGCCTGGGGTCTTTGCTTTCTGTCAGATCCAATCAG TAAAGAGGACGTAGAGAAGTGCAAACAGAAAGACCTGCTGGAGCAGACCATGTCAGAGATGATCGGAGAGTTTCCTGCTCTCCATCAGACCATTGTGGCTGAAAGAGACATCTACCTCACGCACACCCTCCGTCAGGCTACACGCTGTGTGGAGGCTCCCTCTAATGCCCAGA AAGTGCCTGCGGTGGTGGTGGGAGTCGTTGGGATGGGCCATGTTCCAGGCATCGAAAGAAACTGGGAGAAGCAGCTTAACATTAGTGAAATCATGAG tgttgcACCTCCCTCACGTTTTGGCTGGGTGTTGCGCACTGTCATGAAGGGCGTCATGATGGGAATGCTGGGATATGCCTGTTACCGTGCTGGAGGGGGTTTAGGTAGAGCCCTACTGTCTTTACCCCCTGTCCAATCAGTTCTGGAGATTCTACAGCCACCGCCTGCTTGA